TTCTGAACACCGAGAACAACAGCCATTTCATCTTATCTATCAATAGGCACACCATCACTAAAGAACACCACAGACTTATGGAGATTGGCATGTTGACCAATTAGCATAGATGGAAAGGATATTGTTTTAGGGACTCTAAAGTCTGATTGTCCAAAGTTCCGAAAAGAAGGATATTATCTGCAATATTATATTAGTATGCTTTGGCAATCTTTTTACTAAGATGATTCCTTTACAGGTTGTTTGCGGAATTTGAAGAACACGACTTTGCAAGGACTGGTACTACATCAACTGAAAAGGTTAGTAGAATCTGTGTGGTGGTTAAGTAGGTTGTTTCGTCCTGGAGACTATTGGCAATGGTTATTAACTAGTGAGGCATTAGATGTCTATGTTCTGCGGTGTATTgcaaattcaaaattcacttaTAGGCTTTTGCAGCCAATATTTAGGTTTAACTTAATTGTATGTGTCAGTCAACAGCTGGTTTTAAACTTGAGCTTTGTCTTTTCTTCTGTTTCAGGTGGAGCTTCAGGAAGGTCCTCTAGAGCAGTTTTCACATGAAATGGAACCATTTTTACGTAAGCAAGGGATGCCTGTCCGACTGAACAAAGGTGGGTTCTGTTTCTTTTTATAGTTCTTGGATCATATTTCTGTCACAATAAGTTAAGCAGTTTTAATGTTGGCACTATCTGTACATTTTACTCTGCAGGTGTGATAGAGCTCGTCTCTGACTTTGTTGTTTGTGAAGAAGGAAAACCTTTATCACCGGAAGCATCTCGAATTCTGGTTAGTTATTCTGTATATTCTATTTAAGAGCCTCTCGGATAAACTATCTTTTCGACTATTTTTTTTACTGGATCTTGTATTATGCTGCAGCGCTTGCTTGGGAACAAGATGGCTACATTTCGCCTTCACGTAATCTGTCGCTGGAGTCCTGAGGATTTTGAAGTTCTGAAAGAAGGTTTGGAACTATCAGATATTGAATCTTCATAAACTAGTTTATCCGATATATTGACATCAGTTTCACAAACCTTATGTAATATTTTATCTTTCTATACAATTTTGCATGTGAGCATAGAGATTTACTGCGTTTCTGTGGACTTCCCTGATATCTATCTATGAGCTACTAATTTTTGGTTACGAAAAAGAAGGGATTcagctccatttttttttcagTCATTGCTCTGTGATATGCACACTCATCCTATGTTGCACCAGTGGTGACAACCAATGGATCCCTATATTTTGCTATGAGAAAACAACCTTAGCTTTTTTCAGACTTACACTGGGTTTTCTTCGGGAAGGAATGTTTTTGTTGTATTGAAGCATCTAGAGTTTTGTACTGTAATGTGTTCGGTTATAAGACTGTCTCTTAGCTAAGGTCGAAACTTGTTGTTCCCTATACTTGAGTTTCTATGGTGGATCCAACGGGCGAATGCAATTTATAGTGCTTCATAATTTTTACCCATTTACTCATTAAATGCAACTTATACTGCTATTAGGTCTGGTAAAATTTAGAATTGTGCCATCTTTTGGGTTCCAGAATGCAACTTGCATTTACTTTTGAGATTTTGAAGGTCCAAATTACTGCTATAGTATATAAACTTCTGGAAAAATTTGCATTTTTGCTATTTTATTTGAaggctgtttttaggcataccaaaaactttcaaggcatacaaaataattttcccatcctaggtgaccttataagcggtgtctattgggtagttcaattacctatatacccttgaacctaaaatcaaaaaataaactatcctaaacatctcttcttcctccggccaaaccaccttccttttctctcattttttttcatcgtcgtaattaattatcgattcgtgaaaattcgatcatcAGTTAAATTGAACTATCTAATGGATCttacaaagaaaaaagcaaacgtcaggtgttctaaatcctcttccaatccatgaattaaagaagaagaaccaattgaaaatgaaggtgtaaaaactataattgaaccagaaattgaatcggaaattcaaccatttaAAGCTCCAAATAGTGCGAATGAGGATTagaaggtattccctacaaacccaatcttttatttgttgtttttcatggattgaatgggttaaattgctaaaaacttagggtttttgacggttacagtagcgggttcggctgatagttgagttgagttttgagccgaactgttcttgaaatttcacctTGAAAGTGTCTATGAAAAGTTCGCctaaaccgtaaatgtcaatttttagccgaaccccaaaatgtgtattgaatacgtcccagaacagtgtcaggttcggctaataccttgcaaaccttcccggccgaacctgagaagtgaaatttaccccaggtggttatcaggttcggctgactcgattagatcactttcaagccgaacctctctctgtaagcacttcgaaaatattgatttgcaggctctagccgaaccttctctttgcacactcaagtttttcgatcttgttttggccataactttttcgtccgatgtcggaatgacctcattatttttgcgttgtgtttgtcttttcattctcttgaagttgaagataagatctcattgattttaatgatttaaatatggaccttggtattctccatcattagacttcactttcttaacacttttagtaatttccactttttttgtttggttcatcctatgaaaaggctgcacaatagaaaacatatgtaataaaaagcctaaccgctaaatgtgtatgaatttaagtgtttcatggaaaatcagtatcatgtgcggctgatgtgattttttgaatatgagacgaacttggaaaaatatatagttcggctgatacgatatttagagtgaaaaccgaaccttactctcaggaataggttcggcttgttattagactttaatataagccgaactaggatcttgcaaataggttggaagttagaaaatgaaggttcggcgtataacgttaacaaattcagctagccgaattgttcatcaatttagtgggttcggcttatatttttaagccgaacatagtcctggttcgccgaactatgatgaaaaatacaatttgttgattatttcaagctacaaaagtgagattaaacataaaatagaagtgtacatgtgtgttagaagcattgggtcACTCATCTATGTATttatcatctggatttggctcataaaaatcatcgtcttgagtttgagtttgtgtaaaatcattctcataatctgagaaatcagccatttctggatcattgttgtagttgatatgtattttcctaggttttttagatgaagaatgaccctcctcatcctccattgaatcaagaaaaaaaaatctcacaAAGGACAGATTTGCCATTATAAAAAGTTTTGGTTAAgaggatttctgattttgttatttgacatccttttttgtctttattcagtatgcctagaaagatttaggtatgcctaaAAACAACCTTCTTTTATTTTTGGCTTACTGAAATTCTCAGCAAAGAATTTGAAGCGTCCTCTTTAAAGTTTTGGATGCAAATCTTGGTAGAGATATAACCCATAGTACATCTCTTGGCCCAAATTCTGCCAATCTGTATTATGGAGTACATTTTGCGTCACAATGGATGGCATGAACATTTGGGGGGTTACACCGATTTTCTGAATAGATGTTTCATAATTCATAGTCTTTAAGAaagacttttatttttatttatttttgattagtTAAATATAATCTCTCCTTTCCAAAAAGATAGGTTGATTTTGTGTGTTATTTATATATGAAACCAGCCTGTCTTTTTGAAACCGAGTAATAATGATATATAAAAATCTAAGTTTTTCATCAACAACACGACATATTCTCCAAAGAGTCTAGACTACAACAGAGTGATGCCAACATTAGGTACCCATAAGTCCATATTATAATTTGCATCCGCACTTTGTGGCAATAATACACATGACTATACGTAATCTGTAGTTTGATGTTGAAATCAAGTCGTAAACAGATGAATACCAAATGCACATCACTATCCCTGGTTCCATTTTTCCATGCACATTAAAGGGGGGATTCTTGTTTAGTGCCATAATCTTTTCAAAACAAAGCCCAATTAATCAGTCAATCTACGTACCTGCTTTGTCTTATTTTCATCATTATATACATTTGTCTAACCTCTATTACCCAAATCTCACGTCAAATGTctctaagaaaaagaaaaaaaaagaaaattgatccATTATCAGGGTATCAAATCCTTGGGACCCTCGAGGAGGTTGTTACGAGAGGTTACCAAACTTCGTATAATAGAACGGTGGTTTTTACTCGGTACTGGTAAATTTCATGTGGTTTTTACCCTCTCTAATAAACTGGTATCCATTAACAATGTTGGAAAATTATCCACGCAATTTCCGGGTGGTTAAAGTGGTTAAAAATTATTGATGTTTTTCCACTTGAGAGAATGAATCTATCTGCATCAAAAGATTTTCTAACCACGTGGAAATGTAAGAAATGGACGACATTGGTTATGCAATCACGGGAGATAACCAACCAAGTAAAATTTTCTCCAACAAAAACATGTGTAGATTCTAAGCTATGGCCAAGCATaaatatcttcttctttactGATTTTGATATGATCAAGGTAGGTAAGTTCGATCTAAGATATATGCACTAGGATACCCTGTAAACTTTGATATGTTAAAGTACTAGTTGTCCTCTATAAAACAAACACAATCAAACACCTATTGATTCCCTTGCAGCATGAATGAACCAGACCTACCTAGCCATGTGCATGTAAAAATGCTGCCCTATAGATAGATTACTGTCTCTATGTGCTCCTTTCCAGCTAAAGCCTAAGCaacaatgtatatatatatatatatatatgcaagttCTCATGATCTCATATCCAAATGTTATTTTATGTACATTGGTTTCTCTTCTTTTCATTGTTTGATTTGACTGTGTTTTTCTTCACGCTTTATCTAGACATAGAAACGTTCGAAAGACAAAGATAAGCTCTGGAAAGACATCGGAGAGAAGAAAAGTAGATATTCATGAGCATATCCACCACCTAAAAGGAAAAAACCATATCAAGTTTATgtttatcttaaaagtataacCACCTATCTAATTGTTCTTATCTTGAGCGTCACACGGAGCTATTAAATTTTACCAGAGTTATTAAGTTCTTATATAACAAAACAATCTTAAGTTCATCGCTGATCATAAACATCATCCTCGAAGCGGCGACCTTTCTCAACCTTTTCTACACATAAAGATTGTGGAATCCACTGTATTTCTATTCCTAGTTTAATAGTATAGATCATATGAACATTTTCTTTTTTTAGGTGGAGTAAGATATGACATAGGAATCTCTAGCGTTGTTGACAGACATCAGATACCAAGTTTTCTTTTTTTACCAAGAATGGTCGATGAAAAGAGCATAAGGTTAGTTTTAGAGCGACCAATTTCAAGTGCTTGTGATGCTCTAAGTAATGGGATTTACTACCACTtccattattttttgtttcttttggatTAAATTAAATTATCGATTCCAAAAGATTTTAGAAGAATATTTCATTTTTCTAAAATTTATTTAATGGTACCCAAAAACTTAGAATATGATCCCAAGTCCCAAGTTGATCactttgcaaaaaaaataaataaattataatttgtATGATAAAGAACACATAATCTATTATCCACtctcattcttgatttagtaccTTGCCTAATCTGAACCATCAAATATTCATTTTTCCATGTGACATGTAGGGTTGTATTTATCATCCATCCAATCCATTTCAATAAACTATGCTAGGAGGACAAATTTGGATGCAAGAGGCCATGTGAGTCCAAAATAAGGTCACCTCTAGCAAATCAAGCCATCTCTTATCACTTACAAAAGAAAAACATTTGGCAATTTGCAAAGAAAGAAACAGAATGGTTTTTGCATGGAGAACTAAAACTCAAGGCTGCTACATGAGATTACCAAATTTCGAGTGTATACATCAACATAATAGATTCACTGATGAAGATTATCTTGTTTTATATGAACTGATCAGATATCTATGAAATTTGACGATCCTCATAGCAGTCGTGTATGGACTATGGAGGAGCCATCCAACATAAGCCATTTGTGTAATTCTAGTGACAAGGTGCACATGCTAAACAAGCATTACCATGTGAAGTCAAGTGGTCCGTTTAATTATCCACACACACATGTTTTCTGTTTCTAGCTAGAACCATATCCGATCATTATAACAGTTGCTTATACTAGCAATACAGATGTAGGCACTGCACTTGGGATGATCACACCCACAGCCACAGTAGTTGCTTCCACTGTCCCTCCACCTATCTGCGAACTAATAAACATGGTGACATAAGAATTTGATCACACAACAGAGGAAAATTAAAAAGTACAACCAACCCACAGTGAAATTTAATTCTGTAACggtaataaattaggaaagatatggAGTAAAAAAGAGGGTCAGTGAAAAGGACTAGTGTGAGAAACAGTGTACTATTTGTTAAATCGACATTATAAAATCTAGCAGAATATCCGAGGAGTAGAGGAAGCACTGTGTCATGATAGAGACAATATTTTTAATTCAAGATTTTTGGGGTCCTCTTATCTCATGTGTTGTCAAGTTTCACTCACTTACTAGTACCTCCAAAAAGTACTCGATCACTTGCATTTTTTGATATATATTGGCTCCACCGATCCATCTCTCTTTGTCATTGTAGCTCACCGGACGGTAAAGATTTAGCCGGAAAATAGTTTATCAATTCGGCTCCAAATATCTCCAATCGTGTGAGAGTGCGACGGGATTCTTCCTCAATTTTAAAAACTCAGAGTTAGCAGTGTAAGCCAAGTCGCACATCATAAACGATTTCGACGGTccacaagaaaaataaattttcaaCTTCTAGAAATTGAAAAGTCAGAAATCAGTTTGGCCGTCAAATTTCAAAACGATATCTAGAAATtgaaaagttaactttttgtgaagaaAAATAGTTTGGCTTCTGATTTTTGGTTATGGCTTCAACTTCTGGAAAAATAGAAGTCAAAAACAATTTTAAATACCGTGTAAACCGAGTCATACATCTGAAAAGATTTCAACGGTCCACAAGAGGAGAAAATTTTCAACGGTGGGTACGAAATTTTTTCCGATAATGACCGGGGATAACCAGTGAGACATAGAAAGAGAGGTATCAAATATGGATCCGTCCACCGCCTAATaaatgaaagagaaagaagagaataCAAGAGAGACAGAAAGCAGTGTGTCCGTCCGTCCGTAATTTTAATTTGGTTTTCTTTCCCCCATAAAGTGATGCCTAAagaatctggcacaaaatcttgcTACAGCAACTCTAATTCAATAAAGATAtacacaagaaaataaaaaacatttCACCGCATACACTATCATAACCACCACCTTCAATAAAAACCATTACCACCGCTCTCCAgtctcaacaacaacaacaccaccgCATTCAATACATAATATTTCATTTCCCAAATTCAATTTGAATTCAACTCATTTCTCAAAGAATTTGACTCAATTGCCATTTTTGGGGAGTTTCTACTAAAAAAAAATGGCAAGCTCAACGCAAATTCAAGTGAAAGAAGCAGTTTacataacaccatcatcaccaacACCATCACACATTCTACCACTCTCATCACTTGATTCTCAGCTCTTCATCCGTTTCACAATTGAGTATCTACTCATATACAACAATCCGGCGAGAACAAAATCCGCCGCCGACCGGAACGCGTTCACGTCGCGTATTAAGGCGGCATTAAGTGCCGCATTAGTCCCGTATTATCCTCTAGCTGGGAGAGTCAGGGCGCAACAATCATCTGGAGCAACAAATCTTGAAGTTGTTTGTAAAGGTCAAGGTGCGGCATTTGTTGAAGCTGTTTCAGATAGTACTTCAATCTCTGAGTTCCACAAAGCTCCACGTCATTCGACTCAGTGGAGGAACTTATTGTCCATACACGTGGAAGATCTTCTACGCGGGTCCCCGCCGCTCGTCGTGCAGCTGACATGGCTTGCTGATGGTGCTGCTGCGGTTGGTGTTGGCATCAGCCACTGTCTCTGCGATGGTATTGGAAGTGCTGATTTCTTGAATTTCTTTGCTTCATTAACAACCGGTCAGTGCCGTGGTTTCACCGATTTGAAGGTGAAACCGGTCTGGGATCGTCATTTGATGAACCCGGCTAAGCCTAGACGTGTTATGAATCGTTCAGTAATTCCACACCCTGAGTTTAACCGAGTTCAAGATCTCTGTGGGTTTGTTTCGCGATTCGCAAGAGAAACGTTGACACCTACGTCCGTTATATTTGATCAGAAATCGCTAAATGGATTGAAGAAACTCGCTTCATCAACTTGTCCACAAAAGGAGATGAAATTTACATCGTTTGAAGTTTTGTCAGCTCATGTGTGGAGGTGTTGGGCAATGTCACTAGGACTACCCTCGACACAGACGCTACGATTGCTGTTTAGCGTGAACGTTAGAAACCGAATCAAGCCAAATTTACCTGAAGGGTTTTACGGGAACGGGTTTGTTCTTGGCTGCGCACAAATTAGTGTTGGCGAGTTGACGGACAAGGGAATCGGATGGGCAAGTTGGTTGGTTAGGAAAGCTAAAGAGAGAGTTGGAGATGAGTATGTGAAATCGGTAGTTGAGATGGTGAGCGAGTCAAGTGCGTGTCCTGACTCGGTGGGTGTTCTGATAGTCTCGCAATGGTCGAGACTTGGCCTGGAAAAGGTCGACTTCGGAATGGGTAAGCCAGTTCACATCAGCCCGGTGCTTAGCGATAGGTACTGTCTGTTCTTGCCGGTCTACGAGCAGAGGGATGCAGTGAAGGTAATGGTTGCAGTTCCAAAGAGTGCTGCTGGGAAGTATGAGTACCTAGTTAAGAGCCCTTGTTCAAATTCCACCTGAAAgctatttgtttgattttgttgttgctTAGTGCTGACTTTACTTGTAATAAGATGCATCATTAATCAAAATTTACTCATTCTATAGTATTAGTATCAGCATCATCTCATCATTTTCTGACAGAACAATAAAATTGGACGCAGAACTGGATTGCAGATATAACAAGATCTCTCAGTCTGACACTAGTGGAATGTTTACATGGTATTGCAATAGCAAATTCCCAATTTCTGTAAGAACCTCATTCAGTAAAAAAAGATGACCATAAAAGAATATAACTGCAGAGTCAGTTTGATGATTATGACAAAGGCAGCAGTATCAACTGGAACGATTGCCCCAGTTCAGGCCTTTCTGCGTAAACATCCACTACCTAGAGAATAATTCAACTCTAGGTATTACCCTAAACATACCAGATTGTAACATTCAACCTTTTGAATAGTACCATTTCTATTTATACGAGGCGGAGCTTGCACTAAGGTAAACTAGTTACTATGTCAGCTTTTCAGGTTGTGCATCTTATAAAGGCCGTGAACCACCATGCGCCTGAATGCACTCTGGTTCTTGAATAATCCCCCGCCACATATcaccaaaaatcatcttccacaaTCGCCCATTTCTGTTCGAAAACACCAGTCTTCATCTGTTCTTTCTTCTTATTCTCCCTCTTTGTTGCTGTTGGCCAACATAAGTACCGGAGTTTACTGAAACTAAAGTCCCAATATAAGTTACCAACTGGAAGTCTTCAGGAAAACCATGTATTCTTAAAACTCTAGCTCTTTCGAGCTTTGGGTTATAAGAAATCAAACCAAGGCCCTCTCCCTCCCTCGGTCCACCTTCAAATAAGATTTCACCATTCCGAAGAGTCTGAAAGGGCCTTCCGTAATAGAGATCTGTTAGTTGTGCAGTAATATTTGAAAGCTTACTCCAAGTGTTATCATTCATTGTCCACACATCAAGATGATCATCATGATGCTTGCATATCTTAGGATGTTCCTTGTGATTCCTACGAAGTACGCACCCAATTCTGACATTGAAGGGTCCTCATTTGAATAGTTGTTAGGTAATGGCATATCATGGAACGTTTCATTACAAATATCAAAAGAAACGATAACACCAGAGGATTCAGATTCAGTATGCCGAACACCAACAATCCAATACAAAACACCATTAAGAAGGTATCCAGCATTTTCTCCACATGAGCATCCCAGTAATAAACGAAATTCAtcctagatattcttaacatatttatatgtttataacactcccctgATGAAATTGTGTCTAAGCCTTAGTAGCCAGGAACGGGAACGAGGTCGGAAACGGGAGCGAGGTCGGGAACGGGATTCGTGAAAATCTCAAAAAATGAAATTCGTGGAACGTATCGGGAGCGTAAATTATGTTCATAGAAAAATTAGATATACTACTAATTTTCCTACACTatcgttcattttcttttttatttttgtgtctTCAAGAATTTGGAAGCTAGTTTGGTGCATAGAGAATATAGGGAAGATATTGGGCTTGGGCTCCAACTTAACCCACGGTAAAAACAAGACATTCTTAATTAAAAATAACCCAAGCCAATTCTAGGGTTTTAATTCAAAacaacattttttcttcttcttatttttcatgcagccgtcttcttcttccttgctTCTTCTGTACTTTCTTCCCCGGTCTTTTTTCTCTGCTCTCTTTCTTCCCCGGTCTTTTTTCTCTGCTCTCTTTCTACCCTTTCTTCTTCCTGTTCTTCTACTATACTTTCTTTCCCCTTTCCTCTTCCCTTTCTTTTTCTCTGTGCTTTTtcccctttcttttttttctcttgcaCTGAAACGTTTCTCACCGAGTGGGAGCGCGTTTCTTTCATGTCAGGAGCGCGTTCCCATCACGAATTTCAGTGGGGAACGCAAAATCGCGATTTCGAATGAGATTCGTGAGGTGGTTGGACGTTCCTGGCTACTAAGGTCTAAGCTAATTAGAAACGTATCcggaaaactcaaaaaaaaaagaacctgaAATTGCATAAGCATGTAAAGACTCGGAACAGTGTTGGACACGCAAatgttgtctcgttaaaaccttgtcagaaaAACCACGTGCGACAAAACCTGTAACGAAAGAAAAAGAGTAAATTTTTTGACGATTTGTGAATGCCAACTCAACTATATGAATATTATAGAAAACAAGCATCATAACTCTAATTTATACTAGATAGACAAGTTTTAAGCAAGCATAATATTAAACtgtttttttagaaaatattatacTGGTAAAGCATGGATTTTTGTGTTTTCAAAGACTCCCCAAAAGACCTTTAAAATTGATAACATCAGCTAATTAGTCCGGATTTTTGGGTCTCCGGATTTTTGGGTCGTACCAAAACACAGAATGGATTGTTAAACCTGACATAATCGAGTCAGGTAGaaaggattgttaaacctgaCATAATCGAGTCAGGTGGCTGCCAAAATATAATTCGAATTCCAAAATGAATATGTTTTCCGACCGGATTTCCTGTGTGAATGCAATATGAATCAAGTACGTGAACAATACGATGGGTGAAATCGGTAGTTGAGATGGTGAGTGAGTCAAGTGCGTGTCCTGACTCGGTGGGTGTTCTGATAGTCTCGTAATGGTCGAGACTTGGCCTGGAAAAGGTCGACTTCGGAATGGGTAAGCCAGTTCACGTCGGACAGGTGCTTAGCAATAGGTACTGTCTGTTATTGCCGGTATATGAGCAGAGAGACGCAGTGAGGGTAACGGTTACAGTTCCAAAGAGTGCTCCTGGGAAGTATGAGTGATTCCACCATGTTTggttactcctgactcatctgagtcgtctggatctgaatcatctggatctgagtgaaatcacctgactcatctgaatctgagtcgatatgtttgttttgagtcagatctgactcgtctGTCTCGaaaaataagtgagtcagtggtttggtcccatgagtcaaggatattttgttacctgactcaaatgagtccgaatcaggggttatgtctgagtcagaggtcgagtcagatctgactcaaaatggaaaacaaacggtctgactgctgactcggtccgagtcagaggttgactcGGATTCAGacgacgccgagtcagctgcaaacaaacaagttcgtAAGAATTCTTATTCTTCCTGTCTATGAATGTGTTTAAAAATATCATACGAGTTGAATCGGATTAGTTCGTCTTCTTTGTTTTAAGTTTTCTGCTACTTGAATATCCAATATCGAATTAAGTCAAATCTTTTTTGATCTGGAAGTTGAACTAAAAAACTGATTTGAGTTCTGATTTGCGCAATTTGATAAAAGTTCATAGATAACAACAATACAtgagttcatttgattcaaaaaaaaaacttggtaaAGTAATAACAACAATGCATTCATGTGTTCTTGATTGAGATCACAAAATTGATCATCTCTTACCCGCTTCCAATTCGTCTAACATCCGAGACTCATCATGTGCTGTTGTCTTAATCTGTTCCCCTCGTGGTTCCTGTCGTGCACCATTAGTACTACGCCGCAACTCTTCCAACATCCGGAAATATGCATAAGGTCCCCAAC
This DNA window, taken from Papaver somniferum cultivar HN1 chromosome 3, ASM357369v1, whole genome shotgun sequence, encodes the following:
- the LOC113360993 gene encoding mRNA turnover protein 4 homolog, with product MPKSKRNRPVTLSKTKKKGREQKEKIVESIRKAVEDYNSIYVFSFENMRNLKFKEFREQLKSSSRFFLGSNKVMQISLGRSVSDEIRPGLHKVSKLLHGDAGLCFTNLPKEEIMRLFAEFEEHDFARTGTTSTEKVELQEGPLEQFSHEMEPFLRKQGMPVRLNKGVIELVSDFVVCEEGKPLSPEASRILRLLGNKMATFRLHVICRWSPEDFEVLKEGLELSDIESS
- the LOC113355439 gene encoding fatty alcohol:caffeoyl-CoA acyltransferase, whose protein sequence is MASSTQIQVKEAVYITPSSPTPSHILPLSSLDSQLFIRFTIEYLLIYNNPARTKSAADRNAFTSRIKAALSAALVPYYPLAGRVRAQQSSGATNLEVVCKGQGAAFVEAVSDSTSISEFHKAPRHSTQWRNLLSIHVEDLLRGSPPLVVQLTWLADGAAAVGVGISHCLCDGIGSADFLNFFASLTTGQCRGFTDLKVKPVWDRHLMNPAKPRRVMNRSVIPHPEFNRVQDLCGFVSRFARETLTPTSVIFDQKSLNGLKKLASSTCPQKEMKFTSFEVLSAHVWRCWAMSLGLPSTQTLRLLFSVNVRNRIKPNLPEGFYGNGFVLGCAQISVGELTDKGIGWASWLVRKAKERVGDEYVKSVVEMVSESSACPDSVGVLIVSQWSRLGLEKVDFGMGKPVHISPVLSDRYCLFLPVYEQRDAVKVMVAVPKSAAGKYEYLVKSPCSNST